The following proteins are encoded in a genomic region of Lachnospiraceae bacterium KM106-2:
- a CDS encoding beta-hexosaminidase: MLDLKKEPYCLSEMDINWVEQTLSHMTLEEKIGQLFCPIGYSTDPHYIQYELLSKHIGGMFFRDGKAKEMRSTFEFAQRHSKIPLLIPSNLEAGGDGAALDGTAYGKQLAVAAAGDKKYAYRLGKISCSEGAALGINWAFAPVVDIDQNFHNPIMNVRTYGNDPEVVASFAEQYLKAADEEGVAVSIKHFPGDGVDERDQHLLTSVNSLSMEEWDKTYGMIYKRLIDDGALTVMAGHIAMPAYQNYFEPSTKKKIIPATLSKALLQKLLREKLGFNGLIITDATPMVGFTSALDRETAVPLSIESGCDMFLFNKELEEDYNFMMKGYQNGILSEERLLEANRRILGLKAKLKLHIKSPLVPDEKQLKILKCKQHVEWAKELADKSITLVKDTQNLLPISSEKQKRILLEILGEFPSNERVLASMKKELEEKGFAVTLYEKEDFSKGIDNVAKFKEKYDLVIYLGNVENASNQTTNRINWYTFWGQGNNVPWFVHEVPTIFISLANPYHLLDVPMIQTYINCYSNNEYFIHSVVEKICGDSEFQGMNPVDPFCNREELQF; this comes from the coding sequence ATGCTAGATTTAAAGAAAGAGCCATATTGCTTATCTGAAATGGATATCAATTGGGTAGAACAGACATTATCTCATATGACGTTAGAAGAAAAAATTGGACAGCTGTTTTGTCCAATCGGATATTCAACGGATCCACATTATATTCAGTATGAGCTATTGAGTAAACATATTGGAGGGATGTTCTTCCGAGATGGTAAGGCAAAAGAAATGAGAAGTACTTTTGAGTTTGCACAAAGGCATTCGAAAATCCCACTATTGATTCCCTCTAATCTTGAGGCAGGAGGAGATGGTGCTGCATTAGATGGTACTGCATATGGAAAGCAGCTTGCAGTCGCAGCAGCAGGAGATAAAAAGTATGCCTACCGATTAGGAAAAATATCTTGTTCAGAGGGCGCCGCATTAGGAATTAACTGGGCGTTTGCACCAGTGGTCGATATTGATCAGAATTTTCATAATCCAATTATGAATGTAAGAACATATGGAAACGATCCAGAAGTGGTAGCATCCTTTGCGGAGCAATATTTGAAGGCAGCAGATGAAGAAGGAGTTGCCGTTTCCATTAAACATTTCCCAGGAGATGGTGTGGATGAGAGAGACCAACATCTATTAACCTCAGTGAATTCTCTTAGTATGGAAGAATGGGATAAAACATATGGAATGATCTATAAACGTCTCATCGACGATGGTGCGTTGACCGTAATGGCAGGGCATATTGCAATGCCAGCTTACCAGAACTACTTTGAACCATCTACGAAAAAGAAGATAATTCCGGCAACCTTATCGAAAGCATTACTACAGAAATTATTACGAGAAAAATTAGGATTTAATGGACTTATCATAACGGATGCAACCCCAATGGTTGGATTTACTTCTGCACTTGATCGAGAGACAGCAGTACCCCTTTCTATTGAGTCAGGCTGTGATATGTTCTTGTTTAATAAAGAGTTAGAGGAAGATTACAATTTCATGATGAAAGGATATCAGAACGGTATTCTATCAGAAGAACGATTATTAGAGGCTAATCGAAGAATTCTAGGATTAAAGGCTAAATTGAAGTTACATATTAAGAGCCCACTGGTACCCGATGAGAAGCAGTTAAAGATTCTAAAATGTAAGCAGCATGTGGAATGGGCGAAAGAACTAGCTGATAAGAGTATCACCTTAGTAAAAGATACGCAGAATCTGTTACCGATTTCATCTGAAAAACAAAAAAGAATTTTATTAGAAATCTTAGGTGAGTTTCCATCTAATGAGAGAGTTCTAGCGAGTATGAAGAAAGAGTTAGAAGAGAAAGGCTTTGCAGTTACATTATATGAGAAGGAAGACTTTTCAAAGGGAATTGATAATGTAGCTAAATTCAAAGAAAAATATGACTTAGTAATTTATCTTGGAAATGTAGAGAATGCAAGTAATCAGACAACCAATCGAATTAATTGGTATACCTTCTGGGGACAGGGAAATAATGTGCCTTGGTTTGTCCATGAGGTGCCAACTATTTTTATCAGTTTGGCAAATCCATACCATCTATTAGATGTTCCGATGATACAGACTTATATCAACTGCTACTCCAATAATGAGTATTTTATTCATTCTGTAGTAGAAAAAATCTGTGGAGACAGTGAGTTTCAGGGGATGAATCCAGTAGACCCATTCTGTAATAGAGAAGAATTACAGTTCTAA
- a CDS encoding beta-phosphoglucomutase — MKCKGIIFDLDGVICSTDHYHYKAWKKMADHLGVYFDETINNRLRGVSRRESLEIILERYDQELTEVEKQDLMEEKNQYYVESLKSMSPVDLSKEVKETMDHLRADGYLLAIGSSSKNTRTILERLGLTDYFDQISDGTNITKSKPDPEVFIKAAQFLALSPADCMVVEDAKAGIDAAVAGGFMAAGLGEAAKYEKTDYPLSSFGGLLDIL, encoded by the coding sequence ATGAAGTGTAAAGGAATTATATTCGATCTTGATGGTGTTATTTGCAGTACAGACCACTATCACTATAAAGCTTGGAAGAAGATGGCGGATCATCTGGGCGTATATTTTGATGAAACCATTAATAATCGCTTGCGTGGAGTGAGTCGAAGAGAAAGTCTTGAAATTATTTTAGAGAGATATGATCAGGAACTGACAGAAGTAGAAAAGCAAGACCTGATGGAAGAAAAGAATCAATATTATGTGGAGTCATTAAAAAGTATGTCTCCTGTAGATTTGTCGAAGGAAGTAAAGGAGACCATGGATCATCTTAGAGCAGATGGATATCTACTTGCAATCGGTTCATCAAGCAAGAATACGCGAACTATTTTAGAGCGACTTGGCCTTACTGACTATTTCGATCAGATCAGTGATGGAACCAATATTACAAAATCAAAACCAGATCCAGAAGTATTTATAAAAGCAGCACAATTCTTGGCATTATCCCCAGCAGACTGTATGGTCGTAGAAGATGCAAAAGCAGGGATTGATGCTGCAGTAGCGGGTGGCTTCATGGCAGCAGGACTTGGCGAAGCAGCAAAGTATGAAAAGACAGATTATCCATTAAGCAGTTTTGGTGGATTACTAGATATTTTGTAG
- a CDS encoding alfa-L-rhamnosidase, whose product MKIVNLLTNNIKNPIGYRLDDLHLSWKVMESKGVHAKVVRIVISKDPNLQHIIFDSGCLYDYIQSSYDLKLNLEPRTRYYWKVTVSSDAGDEACSDIVWFETGKLEEPWQAKWITTEETDRMPIFCKNFTLDHEVGKARIYLCGLGLYELSINGKKVGEEYLMPGYHSYDCFLQYQVMDITGYLWQGRNKISIVLGEGWYKGRFGFEGGFTNLYGDKKKCIAQLEITDMNGESLQILTDETWEVFESSILQNGIYDGETIDNTLERKGGSVTVLNDDTKCLEERTNPRIVKKGKFKPVKIIPKAGYQIVDFGESITGWVELNGSFQENQTIKISYSEVLQDNDFYRDNLRTAKAEFICTCNGEETQIRPHFTFYGFRYIKVEGIEQIDEVKIYAYRLMSDLETTGSLITSNKKVNQLFENTLRSQAGNFLDIPTDCPQRDERMGWTGDAGIFSPTACFHMDSKAFFSNYLRNLQEEQQKINGSIPFFVPKPKVSPREGINPFYIDDGVAIWGDAATILPWTLYEYYGDAKLLKAQYPIMTAWVDYVTRRSMENENPYLWQNDRQLGDWLALDNGNIHNPIGKTDSNMIASAYYYRSVQFCEKAAGVIGDCRRNDFKQLENNIRKAFLSYYFDEEGNYKGELTQTACALLLTFQLYPKDTKEKLVTSLRNLMELNDNKLNTGFVGTPLLPIALSENGMNHMAYELLLNEQYPGWLFEVNLGATTIWERWNSLLEDGTISGTEMNSLNHYAYGSIANWMYRYLCGFHPSMGEPVKMTIRPKPDPLIPTVSGSWDSPYGVYQCSWNYEDKNKVCYKIKIPFNGNARVILSDEKEFYLEAGSYKIKEGKVYEG is encoded by the coding sequence ATGAAAATAGTAAATTTATTGACAAATAACATAAAGAATCCGATAGGATACCGTTTGGACGATCTTCATTTATCATGGAAAGTGATGGAATCAAAAGGGGTTCATGCAAAGGTAGTACGCATCGTTATTTCGAAAGACCCTAATTTGCAACATATTATTTTTGATAGTGGATGCTTATATGATTACATTCAAAGCAGTTATGATCTAAAGCTTAATCTAGAGCCTAGAACAAGATACTATTGGAAGGTTACGGTATCCAGTGATGCTGGTGATGAAGCTTGTAGTGATATTGTCTGGTTCGAGACAGGTAAGTTAGAGGAACCTTGGCAAGCAAAGTGGATCACCACAGAGGAAACAGATCGAATGCCAATATTCTGTAAGAATTTCACCTTAGATCATGAGGTTGGGAAGGCTCGTATTTATCTCTGTGGGCTAGGACTATATGAACTATCCATTAATGGAAAAAAAGTTGGCGAAGAGTATTTAATGCCAGGATATCATTCTTATGATTGCTTTCTTCAATATCAGGTCATGGATATTACAGGGTATCTATGGCAAGGAAGAAATAAGATATCCATTGTACTAGGAGAAGGATGGTATAAAGGAAGATTTGGATTTGAAGGTGGATTTACTAACTTATATGGCGACAAAAAGAAATGTATTGCACAATTAGAGATTACCGATATGAATGGAGAGTCCTTACAGATATTAACGGACGAGACTTGGGAAGTATTTGAGAGTTCTATTTTACAAAATGGAATTTATGATGGAGAAACGATCGATAATACCTTAGAACGAAAAGGTGGTTCCGTCACAGTATTAAACGATGATACCAAATGCTTGGAGGAGCGGACAAATCCAAGGATTGTAAAAAAAGGCAAGTTTAAGCCAGTTAAGATAATTCCTAAAGCAGGGTACCAGATTGTTGATTTTGGTGAAAGCATTACAGGGTGGGTTGAACTTAACGGTTCTTTTCAAGAGAATCAAACGATTAAGATCTCCTATAGTGAAGTGTTACAGGATAATGATTTTTACCGTGATAACTTAAGAACTGCAAAGGCAGAGTTTATCTGTACTTGTAATGGAGAAGAAACCCAGATTCGCCCTCACTTTACCTTCTATGGCTTTCGTTATATTAAAGTGGAGGGAATCGAGCAGATCGATGAAGTTAAGATTTATGCCTATCGTCTTATGTCTGATCTTGAAACAACAGGAAGTCTGATTACATCTAATAAAAAGGTAAATCAGTTATTTGAGAACACCCTACGATCTCAAGCAGGTAACTTTTTAGATATTCCAACTGACTGTCCACAGAGGGATGAGAGAATGGGCTGGACAGGAGATGCAGGAATCTTCTCTCCAACGGCCTGTTTTCATATGGACTCGAAAGCATTTTTTAGCAACTACTTAAGAAATCTACAGGAAGAGCAGCAAAAGATAAATGGATCGATCCCATTTTTTGTTCCAAAACCTAAAGTGAGTCCAAGAGAGGGCATTAACCCATTCTATATTGACGATGGAGTGGCAATATGGGGAGATGCAGCAACCATTCTTCCATGGACGTTATATGAATATTATGGAGATGCTAAATTACTGAAAGCGCAGTACCCTATCATGACTGCGTGGGTCGATTATGTAACAAGAAGAAGTATGGAGAATGAAAATCCTTACCTATGGCAAAATGATAGACAATTAGGAGATTGGCTGGCATTAGATAATGGAAATATTCATAATCCAATTGGAAAGACCGATTCTAATATGATAGCCTCTGCCTATTATTATCGATCTGTTCAGTTTTGTGAAAAGGCAGCAGGTGTCATTGGAGATTGTCGTAGAAATGATTTTAAGCAACTAGAAAATAATATTAGAAAAGCATTTCTCTCTTATTATTTTGATGAGGAAGGAAACTATAAGGGAGAACTGACGCAGACGGCATGTGCCTTATTATTAACGTTTCAGTTGTATCCGAAAGATACGAAAGAGAAACTGGTTACTTCGTTAAGAAATTTAATGGAGTTAAATGATAATAAGTTGAATACCGGTTTTGTGGGTACGCCATTATTGCCAATTGCCTTATCTGAAAATGGAATGAATCATATGGCATATGAGCTATTACTAAATGAGCAGTATCCAGGCTGGCTATTTGAAGTGAATCTAGGAGCGACTACCATATGGGAGCGATGGAATTCCTTATTAGAAGATGGAACCATCAGCGGTACGGAAATGAATAGTCTAAATCATTATGCATATGGAAGTATAGCGAACTGGATGTATCGATATCTATGCGGATTCCATCCAAGTATGGGGGAACCAGTCAAGATGACGATCAGACCGAAACCAGATCCACTGATCCCTACAGTCAGTGGCAGCTGGGATTCCCCTTACGGAGTTTATCAATGTTCATGGAACTATGAAGACAAGAATAAAGTATGTTATAAGATCAAGATTCCTTTCAATGGAAATGCAAGAGTTATATTATCAGATGAGAAAGAGTTTTATTTAGAAGCGGGATCTTATAAAATCAAAGAGGGTAAAGTATATGAAGGGTAA
- a CDS encoding methyl-accepting chemotaxis protein, whose amino-acid sequence MKGKKKIKIEILCMMALIIIIISINALITNRHISITKKAEDRLSNHCLAIEKDYGDISRNIEISQKYINMMVLMSDELLQQSGNISESLVSTMNDIKSKSSQMEKKCTELGDTKLLQAFHSYESNNKELLQLIDQCRQKREQSDIKGASAILGGDLLKVILKREKSCTQLEKQIDQSIGNIRVEIRQENQQIQIVEGILLVISIIGAILIYLRIHKVIIRPLEKSNTTLNIIMNDLESGQSDLSNRLEVYSGNEVGQLIVGINLFLEKLQQVVRKIKEEVNHMENSSFVMSDNIDHINQEVLDISDVMEHLATDIEEIASMSEDMKLDADHILGETNQIVEDVANGNKFVLEIKERAGYIKNKTVESKDNTSQLLSSNMDSLESSIHQCESIDKVQELSGIILEIAEQTNLLALNATIEAARAGEAGRGFAVVAKEINDLAEHSRETANEIQNINELITKAVYCLIDNSKVLLNYVNNNILPEYDQFVNMADRYHQDADTVGKMLSGFTESASALNNRITRINGGIKNLSLAYEESAAGIQQSTESVKELKENIETINTESGNNKEIAEELKKETDQFSSKK is encoded by the coding sequence ATGAAGGGTAAAAAGAAGATAAAAATAGAGATATTGTGTATGATGGCGCTTATCATCATTATTATTTCTATTAACGCACTTATTACAAACAGACATATTAGCATTACCAAGAAAGCAGAGGATAGGCTGAGTAATCATTGTTTAGCGATAGAAAAGGACTATGGTGATATCAGCCGAAATATTGAGATTTCACAGAAATATATTAATATGATGGTCTTAATGTCCGATGAGCTGTTGCAACAGAGTGGAAATATCAGCGAATCATTGGTCAGTACGATGAATGATATCAAGTCAAAATCTAGCCAGATGGAGAAAAAGTGTACTGAGTTAGGCGACACTAAACTATTACAAGCATTTCATAGTTATGAGAGTAATAATAAAGAGTTACTACAGTTAATTGATCAGTGCAGACAAAAGAGAGAGCAATCAGATATTAAAGGAGCCAGTGCTATTTTAGGAGGAGATTTGCTTAAAGTAATTCTTAAGAGAGAAAAAAGTTGTACTCAGTTAGAAAAGCAAATCGATCAAAGTATTGGTAATATTAGAGTTGAAATTAGACAAGAGAATCAGCAGATACAAATAGTGGAAGGGATTTTATTAGTGATCTCGATCATTGGGGCAATTTTGATCTATTTACGAATCCATAAGGTGATCATTCGACCTTTAGAAAAATCCAATACAACCTTAAATATCATTATGAATGATCTTGAAAGCGGACAAAGTGACCTATCAAATCGTTTAGAAGTTTATTCTGGAAATGAGGTAGGACAGTTGATCGTTGGTATCAATCTATTCTTAGAGAAACTTCAGCAAGTAGTAAGAAAGATAAAAGAAGAAGTAAATCATATGGAGAATTCTTCTTTTGTCATGAGTGATAACATCGATCACATTAATCAGGAAGTACTTGATATATCCGATGTAATGGAGCATTTAGCAACAGACATAGAAGAGATTGCCTCTATGTCTGAAGATATGAAGTTAGATGCGGACCATATTTTAGGTGAGACCAATCAAATCGTAGAGGATGTAGCAAATGGTAATAAATTTGTTCTTGAGATCAAAGAGAGAGCCGGCTATATCAAAAATAAAACAGTTGAAAGCAAAGATAATACAAGTCAGTTACTTAGTTCTAATATGGACTCATTAGAGTCTAGTATCCATCAGTGTGAGAGCATTGATAAGGTTCAGGAATTGTCAGGCATTATTTTAGAGATTGCAGAGCAGACGAATCTATTAGCTTTGAATGCTACGATCGAGGCAGCGAGAGCAGGCGAAGCAGGAAGAGGATTTGCTGTTGTTGCAAAAGAAATTAATGATCTGGCTGAACACAGCCGGGAAACGGCTAATGAGATACAGAATATTAATGAATTGATCACAAAAGCAGTCTATTGTTTGATCGATAATTCCAAGGTTTTATTGAATTATGTAAATAATAATATTTTGCCAGAATATGATCAATTCGTAAATATGGCAGATCGTTACCATCAGGATGCAGATACGGTAGGTAAGATGCTCAGTGGATTTACGGAAAGCGCATCGGCATTAAATAATCGTATTACGCGTATTAATGGCGGAATCAAGAATCTTAGTCTTGCTTATGAAGAGAGTGCTGCGGGAATTCAGCAATCGACCGAAAGTGTGAAGGAGTTAAAAGAGAATATTGAGACGATTAACACTGAGTCGGGTAATAATAAAGAGATTGCAGAAGAGTTAAAGAAAGAAACAGATCAATTTTCAAGTAAAAAATAG
- a CDS encoding ribose ABC transport system, permease protein RbsC, whose translation MKVDRWKRYFANLTPVIGLLVLMGAFFVIGTKEDINITYGLQTIINQSVVVAVVATGAVFIYTLGSFDISLGAAVAVSALMGAISYNKTKSILVMFLVCVSVAILISLFNSVLASFFNLPVFVTTIAMLSVLNALVLILIKINGTGSQIAVPADAVMDLDSLGVKLTVLILFVIVCIILFNFTSIGRMQKFIGGNATCAKLTGISGSKMAIVAFAIAGIGVGLGAFLTIIYAPTLTKDTASSVGMDIIIAIVFGGMPVSGGARSKIYAAVIGAFSMTFLGQIMILLNFNSGIGQMVKAAIFIIIVYIASSNHKNKLLPR comes from the coding sequence ATGAAGGTTGATAGATGGAAGCGATATTTTGCAAATCTTACGCCAGTGATTGGGCTATTAGTTTTAATGGGAGCATTCTTCGTCATTGGTACAAAGGAAGACATCAACATTACCTATGGATTGCAGACAATTATTAATCAGTCGGTGGTTGTAGCGGTTGTAGCAACTGGAGCAGTCTTTATCTACACATTAGGATCTTTTGATATTAGTTTGGGTGCAGCAGTAGCGGTAAGCGCATTGATGGGAGCAATTTCTTACAATAAGACAAAAAGTATTCTTGTAATGTTCCTTGTATGTGTCAGTGTGGCTATTTTAATCTCATTATTTAATTCCGTATTAGCTTCCTTTTTTAACTTACCCGTATTTGTTACTACGATCGCGATGCTAAGCGTATTAAATGCATTAGTCTTGATCTTGATCAAGATCAATGGAACCGGTTCTCAGATCGCTGTTCCAGCGGATGCAGTAATGGACTTAGATTCTTTGGGAGTGAAACTGACCGTACTGATCTTGTTTGTTATCGTTTGTATTATCCTTTTTAATTTTACTTCAATTGGTAGAATGCAGAAATTCATTGGAGGAAATGCAACGTGTGCAAAGTTAACCGGAATTTCAGGAAGTAAGATGGCGATCGTAGCGTTTGCAATCGCTGGAATTGGTGTTGGTCTTGGAGCATTCCTGACTATTATCTATGCTCCAACATTAACGAAAGATACCGCATCAAGTGTCGGAATGGATATTATCATTGCAATCGTATTTGGAGGCATGCCGGTATCCGGCGGTGCAAGAAGTAAGATCTACGCTGCTGTGATCGGCGCATTTTCAATGACATTTTTAGGTCAGATCATGATCTTGCTGAATTTTAATTCTGGTATTGGACAGATGGTTAAGGCTGCAATCTTTATCATCATCGTATACATAGCGTCCAGTAATCATAAGAACAAACTGTTACCAAGATAG
- a CDS encoding putative ribose ABC transporter, which yields MDKRFGSTIAIDNVDISIRRGEIVGLIGENGSGKSTVTSILAGMQRADNGEMRFKGAEWKPNSMLEALENGVGMIVQETGTVPGITVAENLFLGRIDRFRGGKRLGLINRKEMMARAREVLEDIGIHHIRPDMITGALDLQDRKLIEIAKVMSKKPEVLVVDETTTALSQVGRDIIYHIMEEMKKQNKAVVFISHDMDEIMNVCDSLTVLRDGKIITTFEKEEFDEDKIKTSMIGREIKGDYYRSDQQCSYQNEIVLEVKNVNVTDKLKDINLQLHKGEILGIGGLSNCGFHTLGKIMFGARPVNSGEVTAFGQLVKNEAEAMKLRVGYVAKDRDIESLCLNASIKDNIAIGGLDKLLRHRYFIFPRVEKKYVRKQMKDLMIKCRDENQYVSELSGGNKQKVVFGKWIGRESEILILDCPTRGVDIGVKQAMYQLMSEMKKQGKAIIIISEEMSELIGMSDRLLVMKDGEIKKEFLRSSELSEEKVIQYMI from the coding sequence ATGGATAAAAGGTTTGGTTCCACAATAGCAATTGATAATGTAGATATTAGTATTAGGAGAGGAGAGATTGTTGGATTAATAGGAGAAAATGGTTCAGGAAAGTCTACGGTAACTTCTATTTTAGCAGGAATGCAGCGCGCAGATAATGGAGAGATGCGTTTTAAGGGGGCAGAGTGGAAACCTAATTCTATGTTAGAGGCATTAGAAAATGGAGTGGGAATGATTGTTCAGGAAACGGGAACAGTACCAGGGATTACGGTTGCGGAAAATCTATTTTTGGGAAGGATAGATCGATTCCGTGGAGGCAAGAGGTTAGGATTGATCAATCGTAAAGAGATGATGGCAAGGGCAAGAGAGGTGCTTGAGGACATCGGAATTCATCATATCAGACCAGATATGATAACAGGGGCATTAGATCTTCAAGATCGAAAGTTAATCGAGATTGCAAAGGTTATGAGTAAAAAACCAGAAGTGCTAGTCGTAGATGAAACAACGACAGCATTATCTCAAGTGGGAAGAGATATTATTTATCATATCATGGAGGAGATGAAGAAACAAAATAAAGCAGTAGTCTTCATTTCACATGATATGGATGAGATTATGAATGTATGTGATAGTCTAACGGTTCTTCGGGATGGAAAGATCATTACGACATTTGAAAAAGAGGAATTTGATGAGGATAAGATTAAGACAAGCATGATCGGAAGAGAAATAAAGGGAGATTATTATCGAAGCGATCAGCAATGTAGTTATCAAAATGAGATTGTATTAGAAGTAAAGAATGTCAATGTAACAGACAAATTAAAAGATATCAACCTACAGTTACATAAAGGAGAGATATTAGGAATTGGCGGATTATCAAACTGTGGCTTCCATACTTTAGGAAAGATTATGTTTGGAGCAAGACCTGTAAATAGCGGTGAAGTAACTGCATTTGGCCAGTTGGTGAAAAATGAAGCAGAAGCAATGAAACTTAGAGTTGGTTATGTGGCAAAGGATCGAGATATTGAATCTCTTTGCTTGAATGCAAGTATTAAAGACAATATTGCAATCGGTGGTTTAGATAAATTGCTTCGCCACAGATATTTTATTTTCCCACGTGTGGAGAAAAAATATGTAAGAAAACAAATGAAGGATCTAATGATCAAATGCAGAGATGAAAATCAATATGTATCCGAGCTATCAGGTGGAAATAAGCAGAAAGTTGTATTTGGCAAATGGATTGGGAGAGAAAGTGAAATCCTTATCCTAGACTGTCCTACAAGAGGTGTTGATATCGGCGTAAAACAAGCCATGTATCAACTGATGAGTGAGATGAAGAAGCAAGGAAAAGCGATCATTATCATTTCGGAAGAAATGTCAGAATTGATTGGAATGTCAGATCGATTACTGGTTATGAAAGATGGCGAGATAAAAAAAGAGTTTCTTAGAAGTAGTGAGCTTAGTGAAGAAAAAGTGATTCAATACATGATTTAG
- a CDS encoding ribose ABC transport system, permease protein RbsC, which produces MKDSGRSMGKRLVGILAIPVGVLMIILILCGAKGIRLFATEGNWIAFFQATATVMITTIVLSINLNSGRFDFSIGSISLLSSVISASICIRFGLATGPMLLISIIAGAVLGLCSGVVYVLVKLPPIIISLGITLLYEGAAFTVTNGYGVSFVANNELVSFPSVFNYIIVIVLCLAFAIVVFDHTKFGYDYKALLSGQKVAVETGIHEVKNAIICYTIAGGMMGIVGFLSATNTGTIQMALNFGSISIMFTAFLPMFIGGFIGRFCNEKIGYFIGALTMAFVSLAYARLNVHSSVQQIITALLLVGFLIYLNNEKVIKNIFGFRKRRAEKNYEV; this is translated from the coding sequence ATGAAAGATAGTGGTAGAAGTATGGGAAAGAGATTAGTTGGTATACTAGCGATTCCTGTCGGAGTCTTAATGATCATTTTAATATTATGCGGTGCAAAGGGAATTAGATTATTTGCCACAGAAGGAAATTGGATTGCATTCTTTCAAGCAACAGCAACGGTTATGATTACTACCATTGTGCTATCGATTAACTTAAATTCAGGCAGATTCGATTTTTCAATTGGTTCCATATCCTTACTATCATCTGTCATTAGTGCAAGTATCTGTATCCGTTTTGGGTTAGCAACAGGACCAATGTTATTGATCTCGATCATAGCAGGTGCAGTATTAGGATTATGCTCTGGGGTGGTTTATGTACTAGTTAAATTACCACCTATCATCATCTCATTAGGAATCACATTGCTTTATGAAGGGGCAGCATTTACTGTGACAAACGGATATGGTGTATCCTTTGTTGCAAATAATGAGTTAGTTAGTTTCCCTTCCGTATTTAATTATATTATAGTGATCGTTTTATGCTTAGCTTTTGCAATAGTAGTATTCGATCATACCAAGTTTGGTTATGATTACAAGGCATTGTTATCCGGACAGAAAGTAGCAGTGGAAACGGGAATTCACGAAGTAAAAAATGCAATTATTTGTTATACCATCGCAGGAGGTATGATGGGGATTGTAGGGTTCTTAAGTGCTACGAATACCGGAACGATACAGATGGCATTAAATTTCGGTTCAATCAGTATTATGTTCACAGCCTTCTTACCAATGTTCATCGGTGGTTTTATTGGAAGGTTCTGCAATGAAAAGATCGGCTATTTTATCGGTGCATTAACAATGGCTTTCGTATCTTTAGCTTATGCAAGATTGAACGTACACTCTTCAGTTCAGCAGATCATTACAGCCTTATTATTAGTTGGATTTTTGATCTATTTAAACAATGAAAAAGTAATTAAAAATATATTTGGATTCAGAAAGAGAAGAGCGGAGAAGAACTATGAAGTGTAA